From the genome of Mycetocola spongiae, one region includes:
- a CDS encoding Na+/H+ antiporter subunit D yields the protein MNALVPLVVTLPLLGAAIALIFGQRPKIQITVSVLALTAVVAISAVLLVAVDQTGTVVVNVGEWAPPWGIVLVVDRLSAIMLLVSALMLLGVLIFAIGQGIVDDDNETPVSIFHPAYLVLSAGLFDAFVAGDLFNMYVGFEMLLGASYVLLTLGGTGARIRAGVTYIVISLMSSLLFVGAIALIYGATGTVTIALISERVRDLPMDVQWILCAALLLGFAVKAAVFPLSFWLPDSYPTAPAPVTAVFAGLLTKVGVYAIIRTDTVMFVDVPLQVPLMVIAFFTLLVGIMGAVMQADIKRLLSFTLVSHIGYMIFGIAVGGEMALTATIYYVVHHIVVQTTLFLSTGLIERVGGTTSISRLGGLLKAAPFVAVLFFLGALNLGGIPPFSGFLGKVGLFQAGVENGTVLSYIVIAAGAATSLLTLYALARVWNMAFWRTRGEVDGYSSPLLESLAESPEDSGTVATKQTSKMMVGATAGMVGLTLLLTIFAGPIFAYAQRAAITIGDVSNYVNAVFPGGFQ from the coding sequence ATGAACGCGCTGGTACCCCTCGTAGTCACCCTGCCGCTGCTCGGCGCGGCCATCGCGCTGATCTTTGGTCAGCGCCCCAAGATTCAGATCACCGTGAGCGTGCTTGCGCTGACCGCCGTGGTGGCCATCAGCGCGGTCCTGCTGGTTGCGGTGGACCAGACCGGCACCGTGGTGGTCAACGTGGGCGAGTGGGCCCCACCCTGGGGCATCGTGCTGGTGGTGGACCGGCTCTCGGCCATCATGCTCCTGGTCTCGGCGCTGATGCTGCTGGGAGTGCTGATCTTCGCAATCGGCCAGGGCATCGTGGACGACGATAACGAGACTCCGGTTTCGATCTTCCACCCCGCCTATCTGGTGCTCTCCGCGGGTCTATTTGACGCGTTTGTCGCGGGCGACCTCTTTAACATGTACGTCGGCTTCGAGATGCTGCTCGGCGCGAGCTATGTGCTGCTGACCCTCGGCGGCACCGGCGCCCGCATCCGCGCGGGCGTGACCTATATCGTGATCAGCCTGATGAGCTCGCTGCTGTTTGTGGGTGCGATTGCGCTGATCTATGGGGCCACGGGCACCGTCACGATTGCGCTGATCTCGGAGCGGGTGCGCGATCTCCCGATGGACGTGCAGTGGATATTATGCGCCGCGCTGCTGCTGGGCTTCGCGGTCAAGGCGGCGGTGTTCCCGCTGTCCTTCTGGCTTCCCGATTCCTATCCCACGGCCCCCGCACCGGTCACCGCGGTATTCGCCGGATTGCTCACCAAGGTGGGTGTTTATGCGATCATCCGCACCGATACCGTGATGTTTGTGGACGTGCCCCTGCAGGTTCCCCTCATGGTGATAGCGTTTTTCACCCTGCTGGTGGGCATCATGGGTGCGGTCATGCAGGCCGATATTAAGCGGCTGCTCTCGTTCACCCTGGTGAGCCATATCGGTTATATGATCTTTGGCATCGCGGTGGGTGGCGAGATGGCGCTGACCGCGACCATCTACTACGTGGTGCACCATATTGTGGTGCAGACCACGCTCTTCCTCTCCACCGGTCTGATCGAACGCGTGGGCGGAACCACCTCGATTTCCCGCCTCGGCGGGCTGCTTAAGGCAGCGCCATTTGTGGCGGTCCTCTTTTTCCTCGGGGCGCTGAACCTCGGCGGTATTCCGCCGTTCTCGGGCTTCCTCGGCAAGGTGGGCCTGTTCCAGGCCGGCGTGGAAAACGGCACCGTGCTGTCCTATATCGTGATCGCCGCGGGAGCCGCGACCTCGCTGCTCACGCTCTATGCGCTGGCCCGCGTCTGGAATATGGCGTTCTGGCGCACCCGCGGCGAGGTGGACGGCTATTCCTCGCCGCTGCTGGAATCGCTCGCGGAGAGCCCCGAGGACTCGGGCACCGTGGCCACCAAGCAGACCTCCAAGATGATGGTCGGGGCCACCGCCGGAATGGTGGGCCTGACCCTGCTGCTG
- a CDS encoding NADH-quinone oxidoreductase subunit K, translating into MSASLTLVLLMSLMYSVGIYVMLERSLTRFLIGFLLVGNATNILIFLMSGHSGNAPLVTGGPGDADMVDPLPQIMILTAIVINFGVTAFVLALIYRTWWLAQLGDEGDTLPDDHLHDTEQDSEEAFRQVDEDDEAIQRVLDASNEHSEGFSGEFATGMIPAQSEQISEDNRGEAGK; encoded by the coding sequence ATGAGCGCCTCCCTCACCCTCGTCCTGCTGATGTCGCTGATGTACTCGGTGGGCATCTATGTGATGCTTGAGCGCAGCCTGACCCGCTTCCTGATCGGCTTCCTGCTGGTGGGAAACGCCACCAATATCCTGATCTTCCTGATGAGTGGGCACAGCGGAAACGCGCCCCTGGTCACGGGCGGCCCGGGCGATGCCGACATGGTGGACCCGCTGCCGCAGATCATGATCCTCACCGCGATTGTCATCAATTTTGGTGTCACCGCGTTTGTGCTTGCGCTGATCTACCGCACCTGGTGGCTCGCGCAGCTCGGCGATGAGGGCGATACCCTGCCCGATGACCACCTGCACGATACCGAGCAGGACTCCGAGGAGGCCTTCCGCCAGGTGGACGAGGACGATGAGGCCATTCAGCGGGTACTGGACGCCAGTAACGAGCACAGCGAGGGCTTCTCGGGTGAGTTCGCGACCGGCATGATCCCCGCGCAATCCGAACAGATTTCCGAAGATAACCGAGGGGAGGCCGGCAAATGA
- a CDS encoding Na+/H+ antiporter subunit A: protein MATILTIFLVLSVATPFLTRVLSTRVFYVIALVPAGTFVWTLLQGNTIREHGAITEFIPWVPQLDLALSFRMDTLAWLLALVVSGVGALVLIYCARYFSPREPGLGRFAALLFAFAGTMFGLVTADDAILMFMFWEITSVLSYLLIGHYTGKKESRGAALQALLVTTFGGLVMLVGVIMISVQAGTTSLSGIVAAALTGPATTVAILLILVGALSKSAIVPFHFWLPAAMAAPTPVSAYLHAAAMVKAGIYLVARLAPGYSDTPGWKTVLIGLGVWTMLVGAWRSLRQYDLKLVLAYGTVSQLGFLMVVVGFGTPDAALAGIALLLAHAVYKATLFLSVGIIDHTAGTRDWRQLSGLGRRMPGLAVIAGIAIASMAGLPPLFGFVAKEAVFGAFFDAALHGDVFGWIALIGTALGSAMTVAYSVRFFWGAFATRRGQKATKLHHRDRGILVAPAILSLASIGLGIFATALNPWVEAYPRSFPGEGHAHLALWHGFEPALGLSAVVILIGCLIFWQRARVARLQEALPPLVDSSRGYWTVTRVVDRVSAKVTIFGQRGGLPQYLSTILVVFVLTLGTLAVIGRSWPEEVRLFDYPQQVVIAVVMALATLGAAWTRKRMAAVLLVGVTGFGMVALFAFHGAPDLALTQALVETITIIAFVLVLRRLPGKSQKLVNRVHRVRRAIIAIGTGAVMGAIALIALGARGEPTIALKLPQLAFEEGHGRNVVNVALVDIRAWDTMGEISVLVVFATGIASLLFVSGRADLLPRVARRVVGARARRMAPLPDPDVPNTHLEERQSWLVGGGSIASANRSILLEVLVRLMFHPAIVVSIFLLFVGHNSPGGGFAGGLLAGLALVFRYLAGGRHELREAIPIDAGKLLGLGLFLAVGTAIGSLFFGAEILTTAYLSTDIPVLGHISIGTSTIFDIGVYLVVVGLVLDILRSLGAEVDRQQDLANIADESTDEFSPGQQQPNDDAWISSRRGEKK, encoded by the coding sequence ATGGCGACGATTTTGACCATCTTCCTGGTGCTCTCCGTCGCGACTCCATTTCTCACCCGTGTCCTCTCCACGAGGGTCTTCTACGTCATCGCCCTCGTCCCCGCCGGCACCTTCGTCTGGACGCTGCTGCAGGGAAATACCATCCGCGAGCACGGCGCGATCACCGAGTTCATTCCCTGGGTACCGCAGCTGGACCTGGCGCTCTCCTTCCGCATGGACACCCTCGCCTGGCTGCTGGCCCTGGTTGTGTCCGGCGTGGGCGCGCTGGTCCTGATCTATTGCGCCCGCTATTTCAGCCCGCGCGAGCCCGGTCTCGGCCGCTTTGCCGCGCTCCTCTTTGCCTTCGCCGGCACCATGTTTGGGCTGGTCACCGCTGACGACGCGATCCTGATGTTCATGTTCTGGGAGATCACGAGTGTGCTCTCCTATCTGTTGATCGGCCACTATACGGGCAAGAAGGAGAGCCGCGGAGCCGCGCTTCAGGCGCTCCTGGTCACCACCTTTGGTGGGCTCGTGATGCTGGTTGGTGTCATCATGATCTCGGTCCAGGCGGGCACCACCTCGCTCTCGGGAATCGTCGCGGCCGCGCTGACGGGCCCGGCCACCACCGTGGCCATCCTGCTGATCCTGGTGGGCGCACTCTCCAAGTCCGCGATCGTCCCGTTCCACTTCTGGCTGCCCGCCGCGATGGCCGCCCCGACCCCCGTGAGCGCCTATCTGCATGCCGCCGCGATGGTCAAGGCCGGCATCTATCTGGTGGCCCGCCTCGCCCCCGGCTATTCCGATACCCCCGGCTGGAAGACCGTGCTGATCGGCCTGGGCGTCTGGACCATGCTCGTGGGCGCCTGGCGCTCCCTGCGGCAATACGACCTGAAGCTGGTCCTGGCCTATGGCACCGTGAGCCAGCTCGGATTCCTGATGGTGGTGGTGGGCTTTGGTACGCCCGATGCCGCGCTCGCGGGTATCGCGCTGCTGCTCGCCCATGCCGTCTATAAGGCCACACTCTTCCTCTCGGTGGGTATCATCGACCACACCGCGGGCACCCGCGATTGGCGTCAGCTCTCGGGCCTGGGCCGGCGCATGCCGGGCCTCGCCGTGATCGCCGGAATCGCAATCGCCTCGATGGCGGGCCTGCCACCCCTGTTTGGTTTTGTCGCCAAGGAGGCCGTATTTGGTGCGTTCTTTGATGCCGCGCTGCACGGCGATGTTTTTGGCTGGATTGCGCTGATCGGTACCGCGCTCGGCTCGGCCATGACCGTGGCCTATAGCGTGCGCTTCTTCTGGGGAGCATTTGCCACCCGCCGCGGTCAGAAGGCCACCAAGCTGCACCACCGCGACCGCGGAATCCTGGTGGCCCCCGCGATTCTCTCGCTCGCCTCGATTGGCCTGGGCATCTTCGCCACCGCGCTGAACCCCTGGGTCGAGGCCTATCCGCGCAGCTTCCCGGGCGAGGGGCATGCGCACCTCGCGCTGTGGCACGGCTTTGAGCCCGCGCTGGGCCTGTCCGCAGTGGTGATCCTGATCGGTTGCCTGATCTTCTGGCAGCGCGCCCGCGTGGCCCGCCTGCAGGAGGCACTGCCGCCCCTCGTGGACTCCTCGCGCGGCTATTGGACGGTCACCCGCGTGGTGGACCGCGTCTCGGCGAAGGTCACAATCTTTGGCCAGCGCGGCGGCCTGCCCCAGTATCTGTCCACGATCCTGGTGGTCTTTGTTCTCACCCTGGGCACGCTCGCGGTGATCGGCCGCAGCTGGCCCGAGGAGGTGCGCCTCTTCGACTATCCGCAGCAGGTTGTGATCGCCGTGGTCATGGCCCTGGCCACCCTCGGCGCCGCCTGGACCCGCAAGCGCATGGCCGCGGTGCTCCTGGTCGGCGTGACCGGCTTCGGAATGGTCGCGCTTTTTGCCTTCCACGGCGCCCCGGATCTCGCGCTGACCCAGGCGCTGGTCGAGACCATCACGATCATCGCGTTTGTGCTGGTCCTGCGTCGCCTGCCCGGCAAGAGCCAGAAGCTGGTGAACCGGGTGCACCGCGTGCGCCGCGCGATCATCGCGATCGGTACCGGAGCGGTCATGGGCGCGATCGCGCTGATCGCGCTGGGTGCCCGCGGCGAGCCCACGATCGCCCTGAAGCTGCCGCAGCTGGCGTTTGAGGAGGGCCACGGCCGCAATGTGGTAAACGTGGCGCTCGTGGATATCCGTGCCTGGGACACCATGGGCGAAATCTCCGTGCTGGTGGTTTTTGCCACCGGTATCGCGAGCCTGCTCTTTGTCTCCGGCCGCGCGGATCTGCTGCCGCGCGTGGCCCGCCGCGTGGTGGGTGCCCGCGCCCGCCGGATGGCCCCGCTGCCCGATCCCGATGTGCCCAATACCCATCTGGAGGAGCGCCAGTCCTGGCTCGTGGGCGGCGGCTCGATTGCGAGCGCCAACCGCTCGATCCTGCTTGAGGTGCTGGTGCGCCTGATGTTCCACCCGGCCATCGTGGTCTCGATCTTCCTGCTCTTTGTGGGGCATAACTCGCCCGGTGGCGGTTTTGCCGGCGGCCTGCTCGCGGGCCTCGCCCTGGTATTCCGCTATCTCGCGGGGGGCCGCCACGAACTGCGCGAGGCCATCCCGATCGACGCCGGAAAACTCCTCGGCCTGGGGCTGTTCCTGGCCGTGGGTACCGCGATTGGTTCGCTGTTCTTTGGCGCCGAGATTCTCACCACGGCATATCTCTCCACGGATATTCCGGTTCTGGGACATATCTCCATTGGCACGTCCACGATCTTTGATATTGGCGTCTATCTGGTGGTGGTGGGCCTGGTGCTGGATATCCTGCGCTCGCTGGGTGCCGAGGTGGACCGCCAGCAGGACCTGGCCAATATCGCCGATGAGAGCACCGATGAGTTCAGCCCCGGCCAGCAGCAACCCAATGACGATGCCTGGATTTCGAGCCGACGAGGAGAGAAAAAATGA